A portion of the uncultured Draconibacterium sp. genome contains these proteins:
- a CDS encoding sigma-54 dependent transcriptional regulator — translation MEKILIIDDDTFICEILKKHLQNNKYDAEIAFNGRNALKLFKEYKFDLVLCDFRLPDTSGLELMQQLKAINQSVPVIIMTAYADVRMAVKLMKLGASDYITKPIQQEELLALIKKLLAKPKKPETKQRNKGIYSNGDFIIGDSAKIKYAINLARKVAPTDMSVIVSGETGIGKEYIARFIHEHSLRKDKPFLAIDCGAIPKELANSELFGHIKGSFTGAISDKVGVFQKAHGGTLFLDEIGNLSYDVQLKLLRAIQERVVSRLGDDKQKSIDIRIIAATNDDLNQEVKENNFREDLYHRLNEFKITLPPLRERPEDIKVFLSYFIESANQELNRNITGVTPEAESIILKYPWYGNLRELKNVIKRAVLMAEGESIDTECFPSEILYPEISETQTVTVVAPEVNTNSKLKHASSEIEKRLIIETIQEAGYNKSKAAKILNIDRKTLYNKIKLYDIKL, via the coding sequence ATGGAGAAAATATTGATTATTGACGATGACACATTTATTTGTGAGATTTTAAAAAAACATCTTCAAAACAATAAGTACGATGCAGAAATTGCATTTAACGGGAGAAATGCACTTAAACTTTTTAAAGAATATAAATTCGATCTTGTACTTTGCGATTTCAGACTACCCGATACCAGCGGTCTTGAGCTCATGCAACAACTTAAAGCGATTAATCAATCGGTTCCGGTGATTATAATGACAGCTTATGCCGATGTTAGAATGGCCGTAAAGTTAATGAAACTTGGCGCCAGCGATTACATTACAAAACCCATCCAGCAGGAAGAGCTATTAGCACTAATAAAAAAACTGTTGGCGAAACCGAAAAAACCGGAGACCAAACAACGAAATAAAGGTATTTATTCAAACGGCGATTTTATTATCGGCGACAGTGCCAAAATAAAATACGCAATTAACCTGGCCCGCAAAGTTGCTCCAACCGATATGTCGGTTATTGTTTCGGGCGAAACCGGTATTGGTAAAGAATATATTGCCCGTTTTATTCACGAACACAGTCTGCGAAAAGACAAGCCATTTTTGGCAATCGATTGTGGAGCCATTCCGAAAGAACTGGCTAACAGCGAACTATTCGGACACATAAAAGGATCGTTTACCGGAGCAATTTCTGATAAAGTTGGGGTATTTCAGAAAGCCCACGGCGGAACACTTTTTCTGGACGAAATTGGAAATTTAAGCTACGATGTTCAGTTAAAACTGTTGCGCGCAATACAGGAGCGCGTAGTTTCGCGTTTAGGCGATGATAAGCAAAAAAGTATTGACATACGAATAATTGCAGCAACCAACGACGATTTAAACCAGGAGGTAAAAGAAAATAATTTCAGAGAGGATTTATACCACCGCTTAAACGAATTTAAAATTACGCTGCCGCCTTTGCGCGAACGTCCCGAAGATATCAAAGTATTTTTAAGTTACTTTATTGAAAGTGCCAACCAGGAACTAAACCGAAACATTACGGGAGTAACTCCCGAGGCCGAATCAATCATTCTGAAATATCCGTGGTATGGCAACCTCCGCGAACTAAAAAATGTAATAAAAAGAGCCGTTCTAATGGCTGAAGGAGAAAGCATTGACACCGAATGTTTCCCATCAGAAATATTGTATCCTGAGATTAGCGAAACACAAACTGTAACGGTTGTCGCCCCGGAAGTTAATACCAATTCGAAATTAAAACATGCATCTTCGGAAATAGAGAAAAGACTGATTATTGAAACCATACAAGAAGCCGGCTATAACAAATCAAAAGCGGCAAAAATCCTGAATATAGACCGAAAAACCCTCTACAACAAAATTAAATTATACGATATAAAACTATAG
- a CDS encoding ATP-binding protein, with the protein MPENSNNFNYTLDSLSKTINSLLNKKGVNEENLLEIEQWLSSHLNKVRVKILEDVSIIGDQESDQKTRKDGVFILNRAGDIIVDPGFQHHQTDYVESKETQNLANLIDESTLNKFNTAFLEALSEKKNTKADVLLKTGSSRFRECKLEFDILASNLDNNRVIVYYSFKDLQHMHLTDFQSIVLDNLPGMDVFLFDSEYRYILSGGKEKQKYNLTNSSFIGKTLFEVYKKQDQRRYFQFYNKAINGEFTEGEVRYKKDVYYIAAAPVKDIEGKTVAGILISQNVTKDKILEEKLIKSKEEAQRANKAKSIFLANMSHEIRTPLNSIIGFTEQLKKTTPNQQQKKFISLINQSSEHLLYLVNEIVFLFKLGMDKVYIEKTSFSIQELLSEIEDVYSKQATEKNLVFEMDTDSTLPPAVLGDPFRLRQILMNLLVNALKYTEKGTVKLTTKINQRTKTMAEVLFEVTDTGIGIDEKDLPFIFDVFEQGNKRTEKIRGGAGLGLGICKKLVTLFKGDITVTSKKNLGSTFTVTIPMELSDIKPQKEQSKSYNLDDSLLRGTKVLVADDDKHNRLLAELLLKGWDTEFSLVEDGQEALDELQKEQFDLVLLDIHMPRKNGVDVIKKVRSGKGPNATTPIVALTANALKADINSYLKVGFTDYVIKPFYEVELYNKLCHILQLEPSEQPTEEAPQKEEEVTIFADTFDVKELEKTAGGDKQFFNAMIDNFTENTDNLLESFKTGLKNQDWKLIGERAHKAIPSFKFFKLSNTASALAEIENMALRDHKYNTLPQIVNKVTTQIEQITEQAKAAKHKA; encoded by the coding sequence ATGCCCGAGAACTCTAATAATTTTAACTACACTCTTGACTCACTTTCAAAAACAATAAACAGCTTATTAAACAAGAAGGGAGTTAACGAGGAAAATCTGCTTGAAATAGAGCAATGGTTATCTTCGCACCTTAATAAAGTTAGGGTAAAAATACTCGAAGATGTTTCGATTATTGGCGACCAGGAAAGTGACCAGAAAACCAGGAAAGACGGAGTTTTTATATTAAACAGAGCTGGTGATATTATTGTTGATCCCGGATTTCAGCACCATCAAACCGATTATGTTGAAAGTAAAGAAACGCAAAACCTGGCCAACCTTATTGATGAAAGTACATTAAACAAATTTAATACTGCTTTTCTTGAAGCTTTATCCGAAAAAAAGAATACCAAAGCCGATGTGCTGCTAAAAACAGGCAGTAGCCGGTTTCGTGAATGCAAACTTGAATTCGACATTTTAGCCAGTAACCTCGACAACAATCGGGTTATTGTTTACTACTCGTTTAAGGATTTGCAACACATGCATCTCACCGATTTTCAATCGATAGTTTTAGACAACCTCCCCGGAATGGATGTATTTTTATTCGACAGCGAATACCGGTATATTCTCTCGGGCGGAAAGGAAAAACAGAAATATAATTTAACGAACTCAAGTTTTATTGGAAAAACACTTTTTGAAGTATATAAAAAACAAGATCAGCGGCGGTATTTCCAGTTTTATAACAAAGCAATAAACGGCGAATTTACCGAAGGAGAAGTTCGGTACAAAAAAGATGTGTACTACATAGCTGCTGCCCCGGTAAAAGATATTGAAGGCAAAACAGTGGCCGGAATTCTGATTTCGCAAAACGTAACAAAGGACAAAATACTGGAAGAAAAACTAATAAAAAGCAAAGAAGAAGCACAACGGGCCAACAAGGCAAAATCAATATTTTTGGCCAATATGAGCCATGAGATTCGCACGCCTTTAAACTCAATAATCGGATTTACCGAACAGCTAAAGAAAACCACTCCCAACCAACAACAAAAAAAATTTATTTCGCTTATTAACCAATCATCAGAACACCTGCTTTATTTGGTAAACGAAATTGTGTTCCTTTTTAAACTCGGAATGGATAAAGTTTATATCGAGAAAACCAGTTTTTCGATTCAGGAACTTCTTTCCGAAATTGAAGATGTATACTCAAAACAAGCGACAGAAAAAAACCTGGTTTTCGAAATGGATACAGATTCCACCTTGCCTCCTGCTGTTCTGGGCGATCCTTTCCGGTTACGACAAATTTTAATGAACCTGTTGGTAAACGCCTTAAAATACACCGAAAAGGGAACGGTTAAACTCACCACAAAAATAAACCAGAGAACAAAAACAATGGCAGAAGTACTTTTTGAAGTTACCGATACCGGTATTGGTATTGATGAAAAAGATCTGCCCTTCATTTTTGATGTGTTTGAGCAGGGAAACAAAAGAACCGAAAAGATACGAGGTGGAGCCGGACTGGGGCTGGGAATATGCAAAAAACTGGTTACGCTGTTTAAAGGAGATATTACCGTTACCAGTAAAAAGAATTTGGGAAGTACTTTTACGGTTACCATACCAATGGAGTTATCTGATATTAAACCACAAAAAGAACAGTCAAAATCATATAATCTTGACGATAGCCTTTTGCGTGGCACCAAAGTTCTGGTGGCCGACGATGATAAACACAACCGTTTACTGGCCGAGCTTTTACTTAAAGGCTGGGATACCGAATTCTCTCTGGTTGAAGATGGACAGGAAGCGCTGGATGAATTGCAGAAAGAACAATTTGATTTGGTGCTTTTAGATATTCACATGCCCCGGAAAAACGGCGTTGATGTAATAAAAAAGGTCCGATCGGGTAAAGGACCAAATGCAACAACACCAATAGTTGCGCTTACGGCAAATGCATTAAAAGCAGATATAAACAGCTACCTGAAAGTAGGTTTTACCGATTATGTAATTAAACCTTTTTATGAGGTTGAGTTGTACAATAAACTTTGTCATATTCTGCAACTTGAGCCCAGCGAGCAGCCAACAGAAGAGGCTCCGCAAAAAGAGGAAGAAGTAACAATATTTGCCGACACATTTGATGTAAAAGAACTGGAGAAAACAGCAGGCGGCGACAAGCAGTTTTTTAATGCAATGATTGATAATTTTACAGAAAATACAGACAACCTGCTGGAATCGTTTAAAACCGGGTTAAAAAACCAGGACTGGAAACTAATTGGCGAAAGAGCTCACAAGGCTATTCCTTCGTTTAAATTCTTTAAACTCTCAAATACTGCCAGTGCGTTGGCCGAAATTGAAAATATGGCTTTGCGAGACCATAAATACAACACACTTCCCCAAATTGTTAACAAAGTAACAACACAAATAGAGCAAATAACAGAACAAGCAAAAGCAGCAAAACATAAGGCCTGA
- a CDS encoding YtxH domain-containing protein produces MSKATNVLMGFIAGAAAGTLTGILVAPDKGVKTRKKLNKQIKRTSQDVSDTISDKVDDIKDKLNDVVNEMRSKAEETEEKIKEKVNSKAKTAKDAAAN; encoded by the coding sequence ATGAGTAAAGCAACAAATGTATTGATGGGATTTATTGCAGGAGCAGCAGCAGGAACTTTAACCGGAATTTTAGTGGCTCCTGACAAAGGCGTGAAAACACGTAAGAAATTGAACAAACAAATTAAACGAACTTCACAAGATGTATCGGATACGATTAGCGATAAAGTTGACGACATTAAAGACAAGCTAAACGACGTTGTGAATGAAATGCGCTCGAAAGCCGAAGAAACGGAAGAGAAAATTAAAGAAAAAGTGAACTCGAAAGCCAAAACGGCAAAAGACGCGGCAGCAAACTAA
- a CDS encoding transglycosylase: MKVLGIILLLIGLIGTILFGVQAMNNSEAFNFLGIDIAVSSANWTPVIISGILALIGVVILSVRKRKVA; the protein is encoded by the coding sequence ATGAAAGTATTAGGAATTATTTTGTTATTGATCGGACTTATCGGAACTATTCTTTTTGGCGTACAAGCCATGAATAACTCGGAAGCATTTAACTTTTTGGGTATTGATATCGCCGTAAGTAGTGCCAACTGGACACCCGTAATAATAAGTGGAATTTTAGCATTAATTGGTGTTGTAATTTTATCGGTGAGGAAAAGAAAAGTAGCATAA
- a CDS encoding CsbD family protein — MDKLIVEGKWNVVKGKLKEKYGQLTDDDLEYAEGKEDQLLGRIQELTGKAREELVEEIKNM; from the coding sequence ATGGATAAACTAATAGTTGAAGGAAAATGGAATGTTGTTAAAGGAAAACTTAAAGAAAAATACGGGCAGCTAACCGACGACGATCTGGAATATGCTGAAGGAAAAGAAGACCAGTTGCTTGGTCGCATTCAGGAGCTAACAGGAAAAGCCAGGGAAGAATTAGTTGAGGAAATTAAAAATATGTAA
- a CDS encoding lmo0937 family membrane protein translates to MRSLLYIIAVILVIGWIFGFLVYSLGSLIHILLILAVISILLSLIKKR, encoded by the coding sequence ATGAGATCATTATTATACATAATAGCCGTAATTTTAGTAATCGGCTGGATATTTGGTTTCCTGGTTTATTCTTTAGGAAGTTTAATACACATTTTACTTATTCTGGCGGTTATTTCAATATTGTTGTCGTTAATTAAAAAACGATGA
- a CDS encoding YihY/virulence factor BrkB family protein, with protein MTKTIKDYSKIALKTFKNFGGNNPIGMAATTAFFAIFSIAPIIIIIISVFGIFTNDAVIRAKLFTELSNLIGSDSSKLLQSAIDSYSISEKSGLGAIIGGVIFLISATTLFSIMQNSINYIWRIRVKSKLKLNVIKFLRDRLFSFGLILSLGLVLLISLVIDASMSLFQDWLSQQFDPEFITLFNLFKTVFSLVITMVVFAVIFRFLPDIEVKWKASWFAATIATVLFFIGKYLIGLFIGKSQLGIIYGAASSFVVILLWIYYVSLIFYFGVQLSYQYSRYYNHENKPLRFAEPFEISAVDD; from the coding sequence ATGACCAAAACAATAAAAGATTATTCAAAAATAGCGCTTAAAACATTCAAAAATTTTGGGGGCAACAATCCAATCGGAATGGCTGCAACAACCGCCTTTTTTGCTATTTTTTCAATAGCTCCAATTATAATCATTATTATTTCGGTGTTCGGAATTTTTACCAACGACGCAGTTATTCGTGCTAAACTTTTTACCGAGCTGAGCAACCTAATTGGCAGCGACAGCAGCAAACTTTTGCAATCGGCTATTGATAGCTACAGTATTAGCGAAAAAAGTGGATTAGGAGCAATAATTGGTGGTGTTATTTTCCTGATTTCAGCAACAACACTATTTAGCATTATGCAAAATTCGATTAATTATATTTGGAGAATTCGTGTAAAATCGAAACTAAAATTAAACGTTATTAAGTTTTTACGCGACCGTTTATTCTCTTTTGGGTTGATATTAAGCCTCGGCCTTGTTTTGCTTATATCACTGGTAATCGACGCATCGATGAGCCTTTTCCAGGATTGGTTATCGCAGCAGTTCGATCCTGAATTTATTACCCTTTTCAACCTTTTTAAAACTGTTTTTTCGCTGGTAATTACCATGGTTGTATTTGCTGTTATTTTTCGGTTTCTGCCCGATATTGAAGTAAAGTGGAAAGCCTCGTGGTTTGCCGCCACTATTGCAACCGTGCTGTTTTTTATCGGAAAATACCTGATCGGTTTATTTATCGGGAAAAGCCAGTTGGGTATAATTTACGGAGCAGCCAGCTCGTTTGTGGTTATTTTGCTCTGGATTTATTATGTGTCGTTAATTTTCTATTTCGGAGTTCAGTTAAGCTACCAGTATTCGCGCTATTACAACCATGAAAATAAACCGTTAAGATTTGCCGAACCTTTTGAAATTAGTGCGGTTGATGATTAA
- a CDS encoding AI-2E family transporter encodes MKITGLTKTALILLIVSIFVTFIILAQNILIPFVLAMFFSYLLYPVVLKFERWGVNRAISILIVLLVVIIFIGGIALLFSLKASNVDVSFNEVKEQFESKSLNIQNVITEKLNINASTVDHYLNQAAENLINSWQSGIGNFFAATTTTLFQIGILPVFIFFLLFYRTKTAHFILRITPNDKKFVTLEILREVSTVITKYLGGILLVVAILAVLNSLGLLIIGIKHALVFGILSALLNLIPYIGTFLGGFIPFMYVAFTNPHPLSAMIKVAALFIVVQFIENNLLTPNIVGNSIRINPLAIILSLLFANLIWGVAGMLVVIPILATLKIIMRKIDSLKPYAFLISDRGTEKHKLKLFKRKK; translated from the coding sequence ATGAAAATAACAGGATTAACAAAAACAGCTCTAATACTTCTTATCGTATCAATATTTGTAACTTTTATTATACTGGCACAAAACATTCTAATACCATTTGTATTAGCCATGTTTTTTAGCTATTTGCTTTATCCTGTAGTGCTGAAGTTTGAACGTTGGGGGGTTAACAGGGCCATTTCAATTTTAATTGTTTTATTGGTGGTAATAATTTTCATCGGTGGTATTGCCTTGCTATTTTCGTTAAAAGCATCGAATGTTGATGTTAGTTTTAACGAAGTAAAAGAACAGTTTGAAAGTAAAAGTCTGAATATTCAGAATGTAATTACCGAGAAGCTAAATATAAACGCATCAACAGTTGACCATTATTTAAATCAGGCAGCAGAGAACCTGATTAATTCGTGGCAATCAGGAATCGGAAACTTTTTTGCAGCTACTACCACCACTCTCTTTCAAATTGGTATTTTGCCTGTATTTATTTTTTTCCTGCTTTTTTACCGCACAAAAACAGCACATTTTATATTACGAATTACCCCTAATGACAAAAAGTTTGTTACACTCGAAATTTTACGCGAAGTATCTACAGTAATAACAAAATATCTTGGTGGTATTTTGTTGGTTGTAGCCATACTTGCAGTGCTTAACTCGCTGGGCCTGCTAATTATCGGAATTAAACATGCGTTGGTTTTTGGAATATTATCTGCGCTGCTTAACCTTATTCCATACATCGGGACATTTTTGGGAGGCTTTATTCCATTTATGTACGTTGCGTTTACAAATCCTCATCCGCTGTCGGCAATGATAAAAGTTGCAGCACTTTTTATCGTAGTTCAGTTTATAGAAAACAATTTGCTAACACCAAATATTGTCGGCAACAGCATTCGAATCAATCCGCTGGCAATAATACTTAGTTTGTTGTTTGCCAACCTGATTTGGGGTGTTGCCGGTATGTTGGTTGTTATACCAATTTTAGCCACCTTAAAAATTATTATGCGGAAAATTGACAGCTTAAAACCTTATGCATTTCTTATTAGCGACAGAGGTACTGAAAAACATAAACTCAAATTATTTAAACGAAAAAAATAA
- a CDS encoding Rho termination factor N-terminal domain-containing protein, which translates to MAKKNTIPQVKNEEQYEALRDKGYSKQKSARIANTPDSGVKGGSSSRYEERTKQELYNKAKEVGISGRSKMNKTELIEALRNN; encoded by the coding sequence ATGGCTAAAAAAAATACGATTCCACAAGTGAAAAACGAAGAACAGTATGAAGCATTAAGAGACAAAGGCTACAGCAAGCAAAAATCTGCAAGAATAGCCAATACCCCCGATTCGGGAGTAAAAGGAGGCAGCAGCAGCAGGTATGAAGAACGCACCAAACAAGAGCTATATAATAAAGCCAAAGAAGTTGGAATTAGCGGGCGCAGTAAAATGAATAAGACCGAATTGATTGAAGCTTTACGAAATAACTAA
- a CDS encoding YegS/Rv2252/BmrU family lipid kinase produces the protein MPEENILFVINPISGDIEKDDLTTEVRNFMKSHHCNIEFLHTTGKNDKQKITDKIKTVQPTTVVAVGGDGTCNLVAQTLLHKSIKMGILPLGSANGMASELNLPKTVEENLELIAKGKSKKIDVLQINDNHICLHLSDIGFNAQLINTYEKSDSRGLFGYTKSFIEEFGNASPAKYEIMLNDATISRNAFMVVLANASKFGTGAIINPEGKPDDGYFELVIIRPQNFAEFLEMLVPFYTRKIHTLDFVDTYKCKQVQIKNPEQQNLQIDGEIIGQPLQVNVEILPRSVELIVP, from the coding sequence ATGCCAGAAGAGAATATATTATTTGTAATCAACCCCATTTCGGGAGACATTGAGAAAGACGATTTAACCACCGAGGTGCGCAATTTTATGAAGAGCCACCATTGTAACATCGAATTTTTACACACTACCGGAAAGAACGACAAACAAAAAATTACGGATAAGATTAAAACCGTTCAGCCAACAACAGTGGTTGCTGTGGGCGGCGATGGAACCTGCAACCTTGTTGCACAAACCCTGTTACACAAATCAATAAAAATGGGTATTCTCCCGTTAGGATCGGCAAATGGAATGGCTTCCGAGCTAAATCTGCCCAAAACGGTGGAAGAGAACCTGGAATTGATTGCAAAAGGGAAATCGAAAAAAATTGACGTTTTGCAAATTAACGACAATCACATTTGCCTGCACTTAAGCGACATAGGGTTTAATGCACAGCTTATTAACACCTACGAAAAAAGCGATAGCCGGGGATTATTCGGTTATACTAAATCGTTTATTGAAGAGTTTGGAAATGCCAGTCCGGCCAAATACGAGATAATGCTTAATGACGCTACCATTTCGAGAAATGCATTTATGGTAGTTTTGGCCAACGCCTCGAAGTTTGGAACCGGAGCAATTATTAATCCCGAAGGGAAACCAGACGACGGTTACTTTGAATTGGTAATAATCCGTCCTCAGAATTTTGCCGAATTTTTAGAAATGCTGGTACCGTTTTACACCCGAAAAATTCATACGCTCGACTTTGTAGATACCTACAAATGTAAACAGGTGCAAATTAAAAACCCCGAGCAGCAAAACCTGCAGATTGATGGGGAAATTATTGGTCAGCCGCTACAAGTTAATGTGGAAATTTTGCCACGCAGTGTAGAGCTCATTGTTCCATAA
- a CDS encoding phosphatase domain-containing protein: protein MTDNNEMIDYFERKNSGFLKMQKFRLKNKLGWLGVPKVIPYRGFGSYASGEITIAGALYEDKGLEKPEGKNSSRENILAMLKRYSGDQIPGARIKIYFDNEQQQRVTEENGIFKLTMPLNETETQPHTKWKKYHAELLDQIGHEANNFRAEGEILIPGADASFGVISDIDDTIMISHSTRTLRKLRLMLTHNSRTRKPFLGVEAFYQALHQGVDGHSRNPFFYLSSSEWNLYDLIDDFCSYNQFPKGVYLLREIKPGLVNLWKQGGGNHEHKFDKIIKLFKMYPNLSFVLVGDNGQHDPEIYARVARIYPRRIKAIYIRTVRKKKDKYMKKLIAEMEDLNVQMVFTPDTINAAQHAQSINIIAESSVKSIIENSLTD, encoded by the coding sequence ATGACAGACAACAACGAAATGATTGACTATTTTGAAAGGAAAAACAGTGGATTCCTCAAAATGCAAAAATTCAGGTTAAAAAATAAACTGGGATGGTTGGGCGTACCCAAAGTAATTCCTTACCGCGGATTTGGATCATACGCCTCGGGCGAAATAACTATTGCCGGTGCTTTATACGAAGATAAAGGTTTAGAAAAACCGGAAGGAAAAAATTCATCGCGCGAAAATATACTTGCCATGTTAAAACGGTACTCCGGCGATCAGATTCCGGGGGCAAGAATAAAAATTTATTTTGATAACGAACAACAGCAGCGGGTAACCGAAGAAAATGGCATTTTTAAACTTACCATGCCTTTAAATGAAACCGAGACACAGCCACACACAAAATGGAAAAAATACCATGCTGAACTGTTAGACCAGATTGGGCACGAGGCGAATAATTTTCGTGCCGAGGGAGAAATTCTAATCCCGGGAGCTGATGCTTCGTTTGGGGTAATTTCTGACATTGACGATACGATAATGATAAGTCACTCTACCCGGACATTACGAAAATTGAGATTAATGCTAACGCACAACTCGCGAACCCGGAAACCATTTCTGGGAGTTGAAGCGTTTTATCAGGCCTTGCATCAGGGCGTTGATGGACACAGCAGGAATCCGTTTTTTTATTTGTCGAGCAGTGAGTGGAATTTGTACGATCTGATCGATGATTTTTGTTCTTATAATCAATTTCCGAAAGGTGTTTATTTGCTGCGCGAAATTAAACCAGGACTTGTAAATTTGTGGAAACAAGGTGGCGGTAACCACGAACACAAATTCGACAAAATTATTAAGCTCTTTAAAATGTATCCGAATTTGTCGTTTGTTTTAGTGGGAGATAACGGGCAGCACGATCCGGAAATTTATGCTCGGGTGGCGCGAATTTATCCCCGGCGTATTAAAGCAATTTATATCAGAACAGTGCGAAAAAAGAAAGATAAATACATGAAAAAATTGATTGCAGAGATGGAAGATTTAAATGTGCAAATGGTTTTTACTCCCGATACGATTAATGCGGCACAACATGCACAAAGCATAAATATTATTGCCGAATCTTCCGTTAAATCAATTATCGAAAACAGTTTAACCGATTAG